GAAAACACTTCCATCGGACAGGATGAGTTTGAGTCCAAAAACTTCACGCTCATGACCATTCGAAATATCTTCTCTTATTTCCTTGGCCAATTGCAAGTAGTCATTTTCCGTGATGAAGAATTCTACCCTTACTGAATCAATTCTTGAAACCGTATTCAGCAATACGGGGTTTGGGCTGCGACCAACGAACTCACCAACTTTTGCTTGTGTTTTTCCAATAAGCCCGTTGATAGGCGACTTGATTTGAGTGTAGCTAAGCTGGATTTCTTGCATTTCTACATTGGCTGCAGCAGCGTTGACCATTTCTTCAGAAGCATCCCTTTCGGCTATAGACGCATCGCGATCACGCTCACTAACTGCTTTCATATCAGCAAGTGGTTCAACGCGATCCAAATCATTTGAGGCGCGAACTTGACCAACTTTTGCCTCTGCCAATTGACTTTGAGCGGCAGTCAGCAATGCTTGAAATGGCTGAGGATCGATCGAATAGAGGAGTTGATCTTTAGTGACTTTCATTCCTTCTCTAAAATGAATCCCTTCTAAAAAACCTTCCACTCTGGCCCGAATGGGAATATCGATAATTCCGTATACCTGACCGACAAAATCTTTTTCAATTCTGACAGTGTCTTCTATAACTTTTACTACTTGCACGGTCGGAGGAGGCGGAGCCTGAACTTGTTCTTCTTTGCACGAAAAAAGAACGATTAGGCAAACAATGCCTGAGATAAGCTTCTTCATCACTGATTGGGTTAGCTGACAAAAATAGGATATTATTTGGTGGAGATACAGACTCGAAAATCTTCAAAAAAGTGCGACTTCGGATATTTACAAACTCCTCGTTTTCATCTCCGATTCAAGCAAGCTAAGCACAGAATCAAGGTGTTCTGAAGTTTTTGTCAATTGAGCTATTTGAATGGAGTACAATTTCTTTTGAACGATAACCGTATTCGCATATTCAGAATTGTGAATGAGCTCTTGGTAGTTTTTCGGATCATAGAAGTCCATGGAAAATTCATCGAAATCAGGGATCTTGAATTCCACTCTTTGTTTGATTATAAACAATCTGTTAGACTGCGGGCTAAGATGGTTATCAATGTGATTTGAGAGCATTTCTTGCCGTTTCTGAATGTCGCGAAAATCACCTTCGTAGAGCTGGGCGATGCGGTTCCGCAGCTCACTATTTTGGATGAGTGAACCGAGTGATCCGCTCAATTGTGAATAACCCGAAGTGGCCATAGTGAAGAAAAACCTGCGGTGCAAGAGGGAAGTGTGAAATGCAACACCTCTGATTTCTTCTTGTGTGCGGAAGCCTTCCAGCAATGAGTCTGCCGAAGCCTTGATAATCTCCATTTTGGAGCGCATCGATTTTATTTCAGCCGAATTTGATTGCAAGTCGGCTTTAATTTGTTGGAGCAATTGAACTTCCTGTTTTCTATCCAGCTTATTTTGATTCCAATTATTCACCTGTAGGGCAAGCAGGATTCCGACCATCACCAAAAAAATCTCTCCAACAGCATAGAGGATATACTTCTTCACTTTCTCCTGTTTTATCAATTTAGCTCGTGTCCTTCTAAATAAACTCAACATATTCTAAAGGATTCAAACGCCAAAATAGTGATAAATTCTTCCAGCGGTACAGGGGGGCTAGTCTCGATTCAAATCGGGATAGTACTCAGAGTTGCCAATTATTTTTTCCTTTTCGGGAGCCGAAATGACTTGACAATGGCTGATCAATATCTTGGAGAACTTCCAACCCGGGTCGATGTCGGAATCTCCTTCATAGAACTCGTATTGCACATTGAACTTGCCTTTGAAATGAAAGTCGGTGACGGGTTGATTGACGGTCAACTCGGCTTCTGTTTCTATTTCGTAGAGATTGCCCGACAGTTCTGAGTCACCCACTTGGAATGATTTTATTTCTTGTAGAGAAGCTATGTCCAGCTTGTGCACGGTTTCATAGCATGGAATCAAAACACCATTGAAGTTGTAGTCCACAAAGGTGGATTGGAGTTCTTTGAAAGTGGGATTTGGCAGGGCCTTTCGCAGCGAATCGCGCAAGATGGTTTTTTGTTCCTTGGTCATTCTTGCAAAGTCATCACCACTGCCCTTACGCGATTGCACGTCGTTGACCAAGGCGACAATTCCGATGGCGATTAAGAATCCGACCAAACCAATAATGGAGTAGTACAGACCCTTGGTGAATACTTTTCTGAAGGGCGTTCTCTTTGGTGTTGTGATTTGTGCAATCAGAAGAGACACGAGAAAGATGATGACTAATCCGACGTAGATGAAAATGCGCATGTAGTTTACTGTTTCCCGAAAGGTACGATGAAATTATCGCTCAGCTATTTTCATGAACTTTTGTCTGCTTTGCAAATTGCCCGCAACCAGATTAAGCAGATACATCCCATCCGATAAATCATTTACTTCCAGGAGAAAAATGTTGTTGGCAGAGGTAATTTGCGATTTCACAAGCCTACCCGATAAATCGTAAATCTCAATTCGATCCACTTCCACATCCTGCTCCCAAGAAATGGTGATGTTTTGATCGGCGGGGTTTGGGAATAGCCGTGTTTCAAATGCTGATTCAGTCGACACGCTTAATGGATTTCCAAATTCCGTCACCACCGTATTCGTCATAATGGGTTCATTGAAATCAAAATAGATGTAAGCAGTATTTTCAATGGTTTCTCCTTCGCTGAAGGTCGGTAGCGGATCGATCTCATAGCGCACGTGTCCGATACTTCCGTCAAAGTCGGTAGTGCTATCGGGCAAGAAGATTTGGTCAAATTCGAAGTAGAGCACGTTTCCTTCACGGGACAACTCCATGTTATGCGAAGTGGAGATAATTTGAAGTGAATTAATGTCGAGATCGGAATCGATGGTATCGGCGATCACCACTCGCTCGGCGTAAAAAGTTCCCGTGTTTTGGAATCGAATGGTGTACTTCAAAGGAGCGCCAACTTCGAGGAATTCATCTCCGATGGTTGTCGCACTCACTTGCTTGTCGTTGGGGTCGATTGAGCCGACTACTTCCGTTACTGAGGTGAAAGTATTGTTCAGTTCATTTGGATCATCCGCTGAAACATTGGTAGAAATGGTTGCTTCAAGCATCGTTCCGAGACTCACCGTATCGTCGAGTAGAATGGTCAGATTGAATTCAAATGGTAGAAAAGGACAAGCTTGATCGACCTCTATTGAAGCCGAATTGTCGGTTATAATTAGGTCGGGATTAGGAGAGCTTACAATTTCCACATAATCGGGAAATGTGATTTCGACACTGATATCATCTTCGCAGATGGTTCCCACATTGCTGACTTGAGCGAGATAAGTAGCCTCAAACCCAGGTCGATTAGGTTCTAGCGAGATGAGATCGACTGCTACATCTGAGACCAATTCTGTTGCTATAATTGGAATTAAATATTCCTCAAATTGATCTCCTTGTTCTAAAGTTATACTCACGGGATCGCTAGTAAAATAATTTGGTACGTTTTGTATCTCTAGCGCACCACTACCCGTTTCGCCGCATTCTGCGAAATCCCCATTAACTGCTCCGAAAAGTTCATTTCCATCTATTGAATTCAATATACTCGGAAATGGAAAGGCAACTTCACCCTCATCCAATAGACCGTTTGAGTTAAAATCATAATAGGTGTGACCTCGATAGTTTGGGCTACATGTAAGGGAAAGGCATACTCCGTACAGGACCCCATCGTCGTTTTCCGTATTGTCGGTAACTCTCAAAATCCAATCGCCCTGAGCAGGTAGCCCATTGAAAGTTGATAATGGTTCAGCCGGAAGATAGCGACCTCTTGGTCCCATAAAATTATCGAAGTCTTGGGGAGACTCTATTCCGAGATCACTGAACAATACACTGAAGTCCTTATTTCCTTCTTCATTCCCATCAAAATCCAAAAGCGAAATAGTCAAACCTGATGGGTGCTCAAGCTCGATAGATAAGTCGGTGCGGTTATCGTGTCCGATATCAACAAAAATCTCAAAAGATTCAACCAACTCGCCGTCACCGGGATAGGTGAGAATGGTCTCGGCTACGTTTTCCGGTTGTTCTGAGAATTTCGCGAATGGCATAACCAAGTTTTCACACTCGAAATCATTACCGCCCAATAATGAATGACTGCTCATATAAAATTCTGCTGTACCGGTGTCTTCTTGACCACAGTCGCGCACCAAGAGGCATTTGAAATAGTAGGTTTCCTCATCATTGTAGTAAAGAGCTGTGAGGTACATCACCACGTAATTAACACCTACTGTTTCCGCCTCTACTTGGTACGAAACCGAACCGCCTTCGGCCGGTCCATAATCCATTTCCACGGTTAGTGTGTAAGAGCCTGCCTCCGGGGCATAAAACGTGATTCCGTAAGTCCATTCCCATTCAGGTAATACTACCCAATCGATTATTTCAGGGGGCTCGCATTGAGATTTAACTGTAGTGCTCGATAAGGCAATTAATAGAATGAGAATTATCTGTTTCATGATGATGGAGTTTTTGGTTATTTTTTCATAAACATACTCGTACTGATTAATCCACTGGAATTCACTTTCAGCAAATAAATTCCACTTGCCAGATCAGAAACATCAAGCGTGGTTTGAGATAAGTTGTTGATGTTGTTTCCTTGAAGCAATCTTCCCGATAAATCAAAAATCTCAATTCGATCCACTTCCACATCCTGCTCCCAAGAAATGGTGATGTTTTGATCGGTGGGATTCGGGAAAAGGCGTGTTTCAAACGCAGATTCATTCGATACGCTCAATGGATTTCCAAATTCCGTAACCACCGTATTGGTCACAACGGGTTCATTGAAATCAAAATAGATGTAGGCAGTATTTTCGATGGTCTCACCTTCGCTGAAGGTCGGTAGCGGATCGATCTCGTACCGCAAATGTCCGATACTTCCGTCAAAGTCAGTGGCGCTGTCGGGAAGGAAGATTTGGTCAAATTCGAAGTATAGCACGTTTCCTTCACGGGACAACTCCATGTTATGCGAAGTGGAGATAATTTGAAGTGAATTAATGTCGAGATCGCTGTCGATGGTATCGGCTATCACCACTCGCTCGGCGTAAAAAGTTCCCGTGTTTTGGAAGCGGATGGTGTACTTAAGCGGCGAACCATCTTCGAGGAATTCATCTCCGATGGTTGTCGCACTCACTTGCTTGTCGTTGGGGTCGTATGAGCCGACTACTTCCGTTACTGAGGTGAAAGTATTGTTCAGTTCATTTGGATCATCCGCTGAAACATTGGCAGAAATGGTTGCTTCAAGCATCGTTCCGAGGCTTACAGTATCGTCGAGTAGAATCGTCAGATTAAATTCAAATGGCCCGAAAGGACAAGCTTGATCGACCTCTATTGAAGCCGAATTTTCGGAAATAATCAGGTCGGGATTAGGAGAGCTGACAATTTCCACATAATCGGGAAATATGATTTCGACACTGATATCATCTTCGCAGATGGTTCCCACATTGCTTATCTGCGCCAAGTAGTTTGCCTCAAAGCCAGGTCTGTTTGGTTGTAGAGAAATGAGATCGACTGCTACATCCGAGATGATTTCTGAAGCGGTTATAGGAATTAAAACATCTTCGAGTTGATCGCCATCTATTAATGAAATGTCGACGTCAGCTGCCTCGTAGTATTCAAGCACGTTAAGAACTTCTAGTGTTCCGTTTCCTTCTTCAGAGCAATTCCAAAAGTCTCCGTCAGCTCCGGCAAAGAATTGGTCGCCGCTAATCGAGTTTTCAATAAAGGCATAAGAAAAACCGGGTTCGGGATCGTTTTGCACGCCATTTCCATTAAAGTCGTAAAATGCTTTTCCTTCTACTGATGCAATGCAGGGTACTCCGTTTAGCGTTAAACAAATTCCGAAAACCATTCCATCGTCGAGATTGAGATTGTCCACTATCGTCAGCGTCCATTCGCCCGCCATGGGCTCTCCGATCAATACGGACAGAGGCTCGTTCGGTAAAAAAATGCCACGTGGACCTGGACCGTTATTATTGACGTCGGGAATACCTTCATCAGCTTCATCTGTAAAAATCACACTAAAGCCCCAACTTGAACCTAAAAAGGCCTGACCGATTTCCAATAATGATACTTGTGTGCCATTAGGGTGTGTCAGATACATGCTTAAATCACCGTTAAACGTATGCCCTAAGTCAATAAAAGCACTCAGCGATTCCACCACGTCACCATTGTCTGGAACCGTAAACCCAATTTCGTAAACCGCTCCTGATCCATCTGGAAGAGGTTCAAAGGGTTGGTATAAGCTATCGCAATTAAAGCCGGATTCACCCACCAATGAGTGAGCGCTGAGATAAAACTTTGTTGAGTCTGAGTAAATGCCGGCCTTACATTCCACGCTTAGGTAGGCGGTGAAATAGATTGCTCCCAGCGTGGTCCAAGGGGTTAAAAGGCTTTGACTCACGCTAACAGTCATCGTATTCGTGCCCGCCACCGCCGATCCATTAATCGTTAGTATTTCGTTGATGCCAACCTCTTCGGCATAGTCTAAGTTCAAGTCTAGTTGATAGTTTCCTGTGACCGAAGACTCAAAAGTGATGTTGAAAGTGCTGTCGTTCACTGCTGACCAATCCACCAATTCAGGTGCCTCACACTGGGCATTAACAATTGTAGAAATTATAAGGGCTGTGAAAAGAAGGGTTATCTGTTTCATTGGTTTACTGATTGGTTAAGAACCATGAAGATATAAAAATGATGATGGCCCGAAGATTAGATGTTTGCTGTTTATAGGATTCTCAACAACAGAATTAGTTTGCAAACCATATTTGCATTAAGTAATTTTGATTTGCATTTCGAAGCCCGATGCTGATCGCTTATTCAATACATGTTTCCTACGCACACATACTATTCATTCAAGTATGGAGTCCTCTCCCCTGAGGAAGTTCTAGAAGCCGCTATGGCCAATGATTACGAGGTGGTGGCACTGGCAGATATCAATTCTACCGCGGGGTCGATCAACTTTGTGCGCCTGGCCAACAAGAAGGGAATTAAGACGGTTTTGGGCATTGACTTTCGCAACGGGGCGGAGCCGTGCTTTGTGGCTTTCGCCAAAAACAACGAGGGATTTAAGGAGATCAACGCTTACTTGTCGCAATTTCTCCATTCGGGTGAACCAATTCCCGCAGAGGCACCGCCGTTTAAAAATGCCTTCGTGATTTATCCTTTCACATCGGTGACTCCCGAAATGAGCTTGCGCCCGAATGAATTTATCGGCGTTCACCCCCGTGACTTGGTTCGCTTATCGCGATCGCCATTGGCGAAGCAAAAGAACAAACTGGTGATGTGGCATCCGTACAGCTTCAATTCCAAGCGGCACTTTAATGCCCACCGTCTGTTGCGCGCCATCGACAACAATTGCCTCCTTTCCAAACTCCCCAAAAGCGAGGAAGGGCAGCCCGATGACCGCTGGATGCACCGCAACGAGATGATGGCCCTCTACAGCGATTTTCCACAAATCATCGCCAATACCACCCACCTCTTGCAGCGCTGCCGCATCAACTTCGAATTCGGCGATGCTTACCCGCACAAGAACCTGCGCACCTACACCACTTCCGTGGAAGAAGACGAGGCGCTCATTCGCAAGCTTTGCTACGAGAACATCGCCTACCGCTACCCCGATGCCAATCATGTGGTGATCGACCGACTGGAAAAGGAGCTGGAGATCATCACCCAAAAGGAATTTGTCTCTTACTTTTTGATCAATTGGGACATTACCTCCTACGCCCGTCGCCAAGGTTATTTCTACGTGGGGCGGGGGAGCGGTGCCAACAGTATGGTGGCCTATATCCTTCGCATCACCGATGTGGATCCCATCGAGCTCGACCTCTACTTCGAGCGGTTTATAAATCTCTACCGAAAGAATCCACCCGACTTCGACCTCGACTTTTCCTGGCGCGATCGTCCCGACGTGACGCGCTACATCTTCGAGCGATTCAAAAACTGCGCTATTTTGGCTACTTACAATACCTTTCAATACCGCGCCGTGGTGCGCGAGCTGGGGAAGGTTTTTGGTTTGCCGAAAGAAGAAATCGACATCCTGACAACGGGCAAGTTCGACACATCCAAGCTGGACGATATGGCCATTTTGGTGCTGCGCTACAGCCAGCTGATTCAAGGCTTCCCCAGTCACCTGAGTCTCCATGCAGGTGGTATTCTCATTGCCGATGAGCCCATCCACACCTATTCGCCCACGTGGATGCCGCCTAAGGGTTTTCCCACCGTGCAGTACGACATGATCGTGGCGGAAGACATCGGCCTTTATAAATTCGATATTCTCGGTCAGCGGGGACTCGGGAAAATCAAAGACAGCCTCGCCATCATCAAAGAAAACCACCCCGATGACCCCGAATTCGACATTCACAACCTGCGGCGATTTAAGCAAGACGAGACCATCCGCGAGATGCTGCGCAATGGCGATGCGATAGGCTGCTTTTATGTGGAGAGTCCTGCTATGCGCATGCTCATGAAAAAGCTCCGCGTGGACAATTACCTTGGCTTGGTGGCGGCCAGTTCGGTGATACGTCCGGGAGTGGCGCGCTCCGGAATGATGCGGGAGTTTATCCTCCGCTACCGCTTTCCCGAAAGGAGAGAAAAGGCCCATCCCGTGATGCTGGAGATCATGCCCGAGACCTACGGAGTGATGGTGTACCAGGAAGATGTGATCAAAGTGGCGCATTACTTCGCGGGCCTCACCTTGGGCGAAGCCGACGTGCTGCGTCGCGGGATGAGCGGGAAGTTTCGCTCCCGTGAGGAGTTTGCCAAAGCCAAGGGCAAGTTCTTTAGCAATTGCAAAAAGAAGGGTTACAAGGACGAACTCACCGCCGAGATTTGGCGACAGGTAGAGAGTTTTGCGGGGTACGCTTTCGCGAAAGGGCACTCTGCATCTTACGCTGTGGAGAGCTACCAAAGTCTTTTCCTCAAGGCGCATTATCCGCTGGAGTACATGGTGGCGACTCTCAACAATGGAGGCGGATTTTACAGCCGCGAATTTTACGTGCACGAAGCCCGCATGAAGGGCGGGGAGGTCCTGCCGCCTTGCGTCAATACGAGTCGCCATGAGGCGGTCATCCGCGGGAAGTCGATCTACCTCGGCATGGGCATGCTCAATGCCATCGAAGACGAAACCATCCATCGCATTCTGCGCGCGCGGGAGCGTGAAGGCGCCTTTGCCAACCTCGACGACTTCCTCGATCGGGTGCCCATCGGGGTGGAACAAATCGATATTTTGATTCGCATCGATGCCTTCCGCTTTACGGGAAAGAACAAGCGCGAATTGCTCTGGCAGGCCCGCTTCAAACTCGACCCCACCAAGCGACAGCTCGAACAGCAAATCCTCTTTCGCGAACCGCGCACCCACTACGATCTTCCCACCCTCGAGAGCAGCCAACTCGAAGACGCTTTTGATCAAATCGAACTGCTGGGCTTCCCGCTGGTTGATCCGTTTACCCTGCTGGAAGAAGAGCCCGATAGCCGTTTGCTAGCATCTGAATTACCGCAAAGGGTAGGGCAGCGAGTGAAGATCTTTGGCTATATGGTCACCCGCAAGCAGACCAGCACCGCTCGGGGCGACCGCATGGCATTTGGCAATTTCGTGGACTTCCGCGGGGAGTTTATCGACACCGTTCACTTTCCTCAAGTGGCGCGGCAGTATCCCTTTCGTGGTCGTGGGGTGTATTGTATCGAGGGAAAAGTGACGGAGGAGTTCGACTGCTTTAGCATCGAGGTTGAGCGAATGGAGAAGGTGAAGCTGGTGCCTGATGCGAGGTATGTGGAGACGTAGAGGAGGTGTTAGGCTGCCGGCTGCAAGCTACAGGCTGCCAGCTGTATTTTGTGGTTGTTTAATTGAGGCAGAAGAATTCGGCATTATCAATAAAAAGAGATTTCTCTTAGCGAAAATTAGCTGATTGCCAACAGCTAGCGGCCAGCCGCTCCACCCTCATATTCCCCAATCAACTCATCCCTCTGCTTCATGATAGCTTGGTAGGCTTGGGGCATA
The nucleotide sequence above comes from Cryomorphaceae bacterium 1068. Encoded proteins:
- a CDS encoding efflux RND transporter periplasmic adaptor subunit, with the protein product MKKLISGIVCLIVLFSCKEEQVQAPPPPTVQVVKVIEDTVRIEKDFVGQVYGIIDIPIRARVEGFLEGIHFREGMKVTKDQLLYSIDPQPFQALLTAAQSQLAEAKVGQVRASNDLDRVEPLADMKAVSERDRDASIAERDASEEMVNAAAANVEMQEIQLSYTQIKSPINGLIGKTQAKVGEFVGRSPNPVLLNTVSRIDSVRVEFFITENDYLQLAKEIREDISNGHEREVFGLKLILSDGSVFAHSGKVDFINREVDSNTGALLIQASFPNPDGLIRPGQFARVRAVINELDNGMLVPQRAVSEFQGRFSVMVVTDSSTVTQKPIDILGKYKDYYIISKGLTKGESIVFEGIQKTKDGQKVNVEVIEFESQYTELRSAN
- a CDS encoding DUF6090 family protein codes for the protein MKKYILYAVGEIFLVMVGILLALQVNNWNQNKLDRKQEVQLLQQIKADLQSNSAEIKSMRSKMEIIKASADSLLEGFRTQEEIRGVAFHTSLLHRRFFFTMATSGYSQLSGSLGSLIQNSELRNRIAQLYEGDFRDIQKRQEMLSNHIDNHLSPQSNRLFIIKQRVEFKIPDFDEFSMDFYDPKNYQELIHNSEYANTVIVQKKLYSIQIAQLTKTSEHLDSVLSLLESEMKTRSL
- the dnaE gene encoding DNA polymerase III subunit alpha encodes the protein MFPTHTYYSFKYGVLSPEEVLEAAMANDYEVVALADINSTAGSINFVRLANKKGIKTVLGIDFRNGAEPCFVAFAKNNEGFKEINAYLSQFLHSGEPIPAEAPPFKNAFVIYPFTSVTPEMSLRPNEFIGVHPRDLVRLSRSPLAKQKNKLVMWHPYSFNSKRHFNAHRLLRAIDNNCLLSKLPKSEEGQPDDRWMHRNEMMALYSDFPQIIANTTHLLQRCRINFEFGDAYPHKNLRTYTTSVEEDEALIRKLCYENIAYRYPDANHVVIDRLEKELEIITQKEFVSYFLINWDITSYARRQGYFYVGRGSGANSMVAYILRITDVDPIELDLYFERFINLYRKNPPDFDLDFSWRDRPDVTRYIFERFKNCAILATYNTFQYRAVVRELGKVFGLPKEEIDILTTGKFDTSKLDDMAILVLRYSQLIQGFPSHLSLHAGGILIADEPIHTYSPTWMPPKGFPTVQYDMIVAEDIGLYKFDILGQRGLGKIKDSLAIIKENHPDDPEFDIHNLRRFKQDETIREMLRNGDAIGCFYVESPAMRMLMKKLRVDNYLGLVAASSVIRPGVARSGMMREFILRYRFPERREKAHPVMLEIMPETYGVMVYQEDVIKVAHYFAGLTLGEADVLRRGMSGKFRSREEFAKAKGKFFSNCKKKGYKDELTAEIWRQVESFAGYAFAKGHSASYAVESYQSLFLKAHYPLEYMVATLNNGGGFYSREFYVHEARMKGGEVLPPCVNTSRHEAVIRGKSIYLGMGMLNAIEDETIHRILRAREREGAFANLDDFLDRVPIGVEQIDILIRIDAFRFTGKNKRELLWQARFKLDPTKRQLEQQILFREPRTHYDLPTLESSQLEDAFDQIELLGFPLVDPFTLLEEEPDSRLLASELPQRVGQRVKIFGYMVTRKQTSTARGDRMAFGNFVDFRGEFIDTVHFPQVARQYPFRGRGVYCIEGKVTEEFDCFSIEVERMEKVKLVPDARYVET
- a CDS encoding T9SS type A sorting domain-containing protein is translated as MKQIILILLIALSSTTVKSQCEPPEIIDWVVLPEWEWTYGITFYAPEAGSYTLTVEMDYGPAEGGSVSYQVEAETVGVNYVVMYLTALYYNDEETYYFKCLLVRDCGQEDTGTAEFYMSSHSLLGGNDFECENLVMPFAKFSEQPENVAETILTYPGDGELVESFEIFVDIGHDNRTDLSIELEHPSGLTISLLDFDGNEEGNKDFSVLFSDLGIESPQDFDNFMGPRGRYLPAEPLSTFNGLPAQGDWILRVTDNTENDDGVLYGVCLSLTCSPNYRGHTYYDFNSNGLLDEGEVAFPFPSILNSIDGNELFGAVNGDFAECGETGSGALEIQNVPNYFTSDPVSITLEQGDQFEEYLIPIIATELVSDVAVDLISLEPNRPGFEATYLAQVSNVGTICEDDISVEITFPDYVEIVSSPNPDLIITDNSASIEVDQACPFLPFEFNLTILLDDTVSLGTMLEATISTNVSADDPNELNNTFTSVTEVVGSIDPNDKQVSATTIGDEFLEVGAPLKYTIRFQNTGTFYAERVVIADTIDSDLDINSLQIISTSHNMELSREGNVLYFEFDQIFLPDSTTDFDGSIGHVRYEIDPLPTFSEGETIENTAYIYFDFNEPIMTNTVVTEFGNPLSVSTESAFETRLFPNPADQNITISWEQDVEVDRIEIYDLSGRLVKSQITSANNIFLLEVNDLSDGMYLLNLVAGNLQSRQKFMKIAER
- a CDS encoding T9SS type A sorting domain-containing protein gives rise to the protein MKQITLLFTALIISTIVNAQCEAPELVDWSAVNDSTFNITFESSVTGNYQLDLNLDYAEEVGINEILTINGSAVAGTNTMTVSVSQSLLTPWTTLGAIYFTAYLSVECKAGIYSDSTKFYLSAHSLVGESGFNCDSLYQPFEPLPDGSGAVYEIGFTVPDNGDVVESLSAFIDLGHTFNGDLSMYLTHPNGTQVSLLEIGQAFLGSSWGFSVIFTDEADEGIPDVNNNGPGPRGIFLPNEPLSVLIGEPMAGEWTLTIVDNLNLDDGMVFGICLTLNGVPCIASVEGKAFYDFNGNGVQNDPEPGFSYAFIENSISGDQFFAGADGDFWNCSEEGNGTLEVLNVLEYYEAADVDISLIDGDQLEDVLIPITASEIISDVAVDLISLQPNRPGFEANYLAQISNVGTICEDDISVEIIFPDYVEIVSSPNPDLIISENSASIEVDQACPFGPFEFNLTILLDDTVSLGTMLEATISANVSADDPNELNNTFTSVTEVVGSYDPNDKQVSATTIGDEFLEDGSPLKYTIRFQNTGTFYAERVVIADTIDSDLDINSLQIISTSHNMELSREGNVLYFEFDQIFLPDSATDFDGSIGHLRYEIDPLPTFSEGETIENTAYIYFDFNEPVVTNTVVTEFGNPLSVSNESAFETRLFPNPTDQNITISWEQDVEVDRIEIFDLSGRLLQGNNINNLSQTTLDVSDLASGIYLLKVNSSGLISTSMFMKK